Below is a genomic region from Desmospora profundinema.
CAATTGGGAGTTAAGCTACCACAGGACTTTGTTAAGTGGTATAAGCAATATGAAGGGCCTGAAAGTGATTTCGTTGCGGTTGATGTTAATGGTGAAGAACATGATGTAGAGGATTTTTTGGATCCTGAAACCATCGTCGAAGAAACGAGAGTATTTTTTGATGAACGAGAGGAATATAAAGATTTAGGTGTCGTTGTTCCTTTTGCTATGGATTCCATTTCAAGTGAATATTGCTTTTTTTACCCTAAAGGAAGTAAAGAGCCTTCGGGTGTTTTCTTTAGATCAAGGGATGTTCATCTGTCAGATATATTTGAGGGTAAAGATATTAAACCATCACTTTATATCAGTCGAACATTCCAAGGATTCTTGGACAAGTTGTATATTGATGAGGACTGGGCATAGGGAAGCCCTGTATAGACCAGAGCCACTAACGAACTGCCCATTCGTTAGTGGCTTTTAAGTACAGTCAGGGGACGCTTTTCGCGCCAATCCAGGAAGAGGCGAGTAACGGTAACAAGTGCGGCAAGTATCGCCGTGATCGCTTGAAGCATTCCATGCGCCTCACCTCCTTTGCCGTAGACTCGGCCCGGTGGTGAGGCTTTTTCCGCTCTCTCTTGTCTAGTATAATACCATGTGGTGGCTCCTAGAATAGACCAAGACCAATGTAAATATAGAAAGGGCCGGATAGACCTATCTTGTTATTCTTCATTTTGAACAACAGCAAAGCCAGTATTCCCATTTCCACAAGGAATAAAGGAACAAACAACTCACAGTCAGAAGATCAACAGGGACTCCCTCGACCAGCCAGCATACATAACCAGTCAATCACAGCCAACACCCTATCAAAGGAAACAGTCAACCAGAAGTCGAGCAACCATTCAACCTGTCGCCAAGGTGGTCGAAGTGGCTGTAAAAGAGTGGCCGAGCGAGACTTTCAACCATAACAACACCTTATGGGAGTTCGCTTTTATTTATCTAGGGGGTTAACCTTATTCCTTCTTGTCGGTATAGTAGAAGCAGGAGGTTATGAAAATGGAAAGACCAAAAGCGATAGATTTGTTTTGTGGTGCCGGTGGAATGTCATTAGGCTTTGAGCAAGCCGGATTTGATATTGTTGGTTCCGTGGAAATAGACCCTATCCATGCAGCAGTACATAAATATAATTTCCCCAATACGGCTACAATCTGTAGAGACATTACCGAGCTAACCGGAAAGGAAATTTTAGAAAGGGCCAACCTTGAAGCTGGTTCGGTTGATGTAGTTTTTGGTGGGCCTCCATGCCAAGGCTTTTCGTTAATAGGGAAACGATTGGTCGATGACCCACGTAACTCCTTGCTAGGTCACTTTGGCCGTATTGTAAAGGAAATAGAACCCAAATACTTTGTTATGGAAAATGTGTCCGGGCTTACCATCGGACATTCAAAACAGATTCTCAATCAATTCATCTACGAAATGACTGAAAGTAAGTATGAAGTTGTTTCGTACAGGGTTTTAACTGCTGCTAATTATGGCGTACCGCAAGATAGGAAACGCCTATTTGTTTATGGATATCGTAAGGACGTAATAGCACCTAATTATCCTGAACCGATTACCGAGGTTAGACATAAAAAAGGACTTCAAGACACCCAGGGGGCATTGTTACCTTTGTGTCCGTCAGTAGAAGATGCTATTGGAGATTTACCTAACATTGATGAATTTGATGTATTAACGAAGTTCGATTCCATCCCTTACAATGTATCCCCTAAAAGCAATTACG
It encodes:
- a CDS encoding DNA cytosine methyltransferase; the encoded protein is MERPKAIDLFCGAGGMSLGFEQAGFDIVGSVEIDPIHAAVHKYNFPNTATICRDITELTGKEILERANLEAGSVDVVFGGPPCQGFSLIGKRLVDDPRNSLLGHFGRIVKEIEPKYFVMENVSGLTIGHSKQILNQFIYEMTESKYEVVSYRVLTAANYGVPQDRKRLFVYGYRKDVIAPNYPEPITEVRHKKGLQDTQGALLPLCPSVEDAIGDLPNIDEFDVLTKFDSIPYNVSPKSNYARILHGVSEDENDFSYPRVWHQNKLTNSLRTKHTSVSVKRFLCTDWGETESVSRFFKLHPEGICNTLRAGTDSKRGAYTSPRPIHPYHGRVISVREAARLHSFPDWFRLHVTKWHGFRQVGNSVPPLLARAVAGQIIKAMDVVPIKPGPINLGNENLLSLNMSAAADMFNVPRDVIGTRDRK
- a CDS encoding SMI1/KNR4 family protein, whose translation is MKWVKLDQPLSESEISELEDQLGVKLPQDFVKWYKQYEGPESDFVAVDVNGEEHDVEDFLDPETIVEETRVFFDEREEYKDLGVVVPFAMDSISSEYCFFYPKGSKEPSGVFFRSRDVHLSDIFEGKDIKPSLYISRTFQGFLDKLYIDEDWA